The window GACCAATGCCAGCCAGATCATTAAACAGGCCGATGTGCTGATGCTGCCATTTCTGTTTCCCGAGGCCTGTTCCCGCGAGGTGTCGGCCGCCAACTACGACTACTACGAGCCGAGGACCGATCACGGCAGCAGCCTGTCGCCACCGGTCCACGCGGCGTTAGCCGCGCGCCTCGGCCGTCTGGACGATGCGCAGCGCTACTGGCGCGAAAGCCTCTGGCTGGATCTCTCGAACACCATGGGCAACAGCGCACTCGGTGTCCATGCTGCCTCCATGGCGGCCACCTGGCAGGCGCTGGTGTTCGGCTTTCTGGATGTGCGGTTTTCCGAGCAGGGCCCGGTGGTCTCCGCGGAGGCGCCGCGGCGCCTGCTTAACGAGTGGGGTACGTTACACGTAACACTGCTGGACCGGGGGCGTGCCTTTGCCCTGGATATCGAACCCGGGGAGGAGCGGCCATGAAGCCGATCACCGACATCCTGATCCCCCTCGATGGTTCGCGCAGGGCGCTCGAAGGCCTCAGCGTTGCCATCTGGCTCGGCGCGCGTCTCGGCGCCAGATTGCACATCATCAACGCCGGTCCGCGCTGCCCGGTCGATGAGGCGCTGGTCCAGCTCGGCGTGGACGAGCACCAGCGGCTGCAGTTGGAGATTCACCAGATCGAGGAACCGGCAGCCGACGCGATCCTTTCTGCAGTCGAACGTTATCGGATCGGCCTGGTGATCATGACCGCCTTCGGCGAGGGCGGCCCGTCGGATGGCTCCCAGGCGGTCGGGCATGTCACCCGTGAGGTCATCGAGCGAGCAGCGGTCCCGGTCCTGGTCCTCCCACCCAATTACGAACCGGCGTTTCCCTGGCGCTCGACGCTGGTGCCCCTGAGTGGTGAGGCGACCACCGACGAATCCCTGACCACGGCCCTGCAACTCGCCCACCGGCTCGATCTCAACGTGGCCATTGCCCATGTCGCAGGCCCGGCCGGATCCGGGGAGAGCGCGATGCCGGGACGTTACGTCGACCAGGTGCACCACGAGTTCGCCCAGATGCTCAACCAGCTTGTGGCCAGCGCCTGTCCCATGTGTTCCGTCGAAGAGCGGGCCCGCATCGAAGCCTTTCACCTCACCCAGGGTGATGTCGGCGACGAATTGATTCGGTTGGTGGAAGAGAAGGGCGTGGGCCTGCTGGTGCTCGGCTGGCATGGCCGGTTCATGATCGGGCATGCCCAGGTCCTCAAGCGGCTTATGGGGCAGGTCCGCTGCCCGATACTGCTGGTGAAGCCGGCGCCCAAGCCCCGCTTCCGGCTTAAGGTGGGGGAGGAGTTCGAGTGACTCGAACGCCCCCGTCTGCACTATTGGGCATAGCCCCTGCCATGAACGGTGATGTAATCGAAGAGGAGGTCGATCTTGCGGGCGATTTCGTAAAGCTGTTGGTCTGCCGACGACGACCGGAAGCGACCATCGCTGAATAGATAAAGGAGGGTGTTCGTATGTGGGGTTGGGATCACATGAATGGATACGGTGGGTGGGGATTCGGCTGGATATTCATGATCCTGTTTTGGGTGCTCATTATCGTCGCTATCCTCGCCGTCGTCCGTTGGCTGTCGGGGGGTGTCGCGGGAGGATCCGGAGATAAGTCGGCTCTCAGAATTCTGGAAGAGCGCTACGCGCGCGGCGAAATTGGTGAGGACGAGTTTCGCCGGAAAAAGAAGGATCTCTCATCCTGAATCGGGTCCAGGGGGACGCCCTTGCGTACCGAATGCGTTCGGCATTGCTAGTCTGAAAGAGCCGCGCTCGCCTACGAGAGGCGCGTGCTCAGGAGGGGCTCTTACGCGATGTTTCGGCAACGGATATGGCTGTGGACGCTGCTTGCCTTGGTGGCCCTCGGGGCGGGGTCGTACCTGCTGTTCATTCTGTTGCGGCCGGAGCCGCTTCCGCCCGGGATTCTCTACGGCAACGGCTATATCGAAGTCACCGAAGTGGAGGTGAGTGCCGAAGTCACGGGGCGCATCGAGGAGAGCGGCCTGGTGGAAGGGCAACGTGTCGAGAAGGGTGATCTGCTGGTACGGATTCGAAGCGCCGACATTCGAGCCAACCTGGGGGAGGCGCGTGCTCAGGTGGAGGCGACCCGCGCGGCCATGGAGGCTCTCCGGCAGCAGTTGGCCACGGCCCGGCACCATCTGGGGACGGCGGAGTCGGAGGTCGCGCGGTATCGCGAGCTGCGGGGCCAGGGAATCGTGACCCCGGAACAGCTGGATCAGGTGCAGAACCGGTTCGAGGAGGCCCGAGGCCAGGTGCGGTCGCTGGAGGCGCAAATCCGCGAAAGCGAGGCCCGGCTGGAGGCGGCTCGCCGGCGGGTGGAGGGGCTGGAACTCCAACTGCAGAAGACCGAAATCCACGCCCCGATCAGCGGCAGCGTGCTCACCCGCGCCACTGAGGCGGGCGAACTGGCCGCCCCGGGCCGGCTGGTGGCGGTGCTCGGGGACCTCGCCCGGCCCGAACTGCGGGTATTCATCCCCGAGGGGGATATCGCCAAGGTGAAGCTGGGGGAACCGGCCCGGGTGCGGGTGGACGCCTTTCCCCGGCGCTACTTCCCGGCACGGGTGGTGCGCATCGACCAGCAGGCCCAGTTCACGCCCCGGGATATCCACGTACCGGAAGAGCGGGTGCGCATGGTCTTCGGCGTGACGCTGGCCCTGGAGAATCCCGAGGGCCTGCTCAAGCCCGGCATGCCAGCGGACGCCTGGATTCGCTGGCAACAGGACGCGGCCTGGCCCGAGCGCCTGACGGTGCCGGAGTGATCGGGGTGGCCTCCGCTGCAGCCATTCACGCGGAGGGACTGGGCCGGCGGTTTGGCCGCCAGAGCGCCATCGAGAATATCGACCTGACCATCGCCCGGGGCGAGGTGTTGGGGATCGTGGGTCCCGATGGGGCCGGCAAGACCACCCTGATGCAGCTCTTCGCCGCCATTCTGGATCCCAGCGCCGGCCGCTGCACGGTGCTCGGGCGTGACAGCGTGCGGGAGGCGGCCGCCATCAATGCCGAAGTGGGCTATCTCTCCCAGGGCTTTACTCTCTACGACCGGCTCACGGTGGAGGAGAACCTGACCTTTGCCGCCCGCATCCGGGACGTCTCCCCGGCCGCCTATCGCGACCGCCGCGGGGCGCTGCTGGCCATGGCGGACCTGGAGCCCTTCACCGGCCGGCGGGCCGGGCAGCTCTCCGGCGGCATGGCCAAGAAGCTCTCGCTCTGCACTTCCCTCATCCATGAACCGCCGCTGCTGCTGCTTGATGAGCTGAGCCTGGGGGTCGATCCCATCTCGCGCCGGGAGCTGTGGAAACTGTTGTACCGGTTTAGGGAGAGCGGGACCACTGTGGTGCTGACCACCGCCTACATGGACGAGGCCCTGCAGTGCGATCGCATCGCCCTGCTTCAGGAGGGTCGGGCGAGGCAATCCGGGACACCGGGGTCGCTCCTTGGCGAGCTACAGGGGCGGGTGTTCAAGCTGGCGACCGGGCGACCGGGCGACGCGCTGGCGCTCCTGGCGTCGGCGCCGGAGGTGCAACGGACCCATCCGACCGCCTCGGCGATTCGCATCCTGACCCATCCGGGCCGGTCACTGGGCGCGGAGACGGTGGCGAGCCTGGAAGCGATGGGGAAGGTGACGCCCGCCGTGCCGACGCTGGAGGATGTCTTCGTGGCGGGGCGGGGCGAGGCGCCGGCACCCCGGCCGCCGTTCGACCTGCCGGCGCCCTCGGGCATTTCCCGGCCGGCGGTGGAAACGGTCGGCGTCACCGTCCGCTTTGGGGCCTTTACGGCGGTCGACGGCGTGTCGCTTCGTGTCGAACCCGGTGAGGTGGTGGGGCTGCTCGGGCCCAATGGCGCAGGCAAGACCACGCTCATGCGGGTGTTGTGCGCGCTGCAGCCCGTCAGCGCGGGGCAAGCCCGGGTGGCGGGCCTGGACGTGACCGAGGCGCCGTATGCACTTCGCCAGCGTATCGGATACGTCTCCCAGCGGTTTTCGCTCTACCCGGAACTCACCACTGCGGAGAACCTCGCCTTCTTTGCCAGCGCCTACGGGTTGTTTGGCCGGGCCCGGCGCGAGGCGGTGGCCTGGGCGGCGGGGCAGACCGGGCTGACCGGCCGGGAGGGGGCCCTGACGGCGTCGCTTTCCGGGGCGCAGCGGCAGCGGCTGGCCCTGGCCTGCGCCATCCTCCACCGGCCGCCGCTGCTGTTCCTGGACGAGCCCACCTCCGGCGTCGACCCCCTTGCCCGGCAGCGCTTCTGGTCGCTCATCCTGGCGCTGGCGCGAAGCGGCATGGCGGTGCTGGTATCGACCCACTACCTGGAGGAGGCGAACTACTGCCACAAGCTGGCCCTGATGCATCAAGGGGCGCTGGTGGCCTACGGTAGCATCCCGGATCTGCGGGCCGCGCTCGCGATGCCCGCCGACGCCCCGGTGGAGGCGCTGTTTGTCGCCTATATCCAACGGGTCGGGAAGGGCGCGGCATGAAGGGCCATCGGATCGGGGCGGTGATCACCAAAGAGCGGCATGAAATCCTCCGCGACCCGGTGGCGTTGCTGGTGGCCCTGCTGCTGCCCATGGTGCTGCTGTTTCTGTTTGGTTACGCGATTTCGCTCGACGTAAAGAATGTCGACATGGGCGTTCTGGATCGCGACCGTTCCGCCGCCAGCCGTTCGCTGGTCGAGAGCTTCACCGCCAGCGGCTACTTCCGGCTGGAGCGCCGCTTCGCCGGCGACCGCGACCTGAACCGGGCCCTGCAAAGCGGCGAGGTGCGACTGGCCCTGGTGATCCCCCCGGACTTCCGGCGCCGACTGACGCGGCAGGCACCCGCCGAAGTACAGGTGCTGGTAGACGGCACCTATTCGGCCACGGCGCTGGTGGTGGCCAATTACGCCCAAAGCATCCTCGCCGCCTTCGGCGCGACGCCGTCGCCCCGTACCGTCCGTGCCGAGATGCGGGTCTGGTACAACCCATCGCTGCGCAGCGTGAACACCATTGTTCCCGGGCTTTATGCGGTAATCCTGATGGCGTTCCCGCCGCTGCTGACCACGCTGGCCATTGTGCGCGAGAAGGAGCGGGGAACGGTCCAGCAGATCTATGCCTCGCCCCTGACCTCGGCCGAGTTCATCATCGGCAAGCTGATCCCGTACGGCCTGATCGCCTTCCTCCAGATCGGCCTGGTGATGCTGGCCGGCTACTTCTGGTTCCGGGTGCCGCTGGAGGGGGCGGCGAGCTTCCTGCTGGCCACGGCACTGATCTACGTCTTCTGTACCGTCGGCATCGGCCTGCTGATCTCCACGGTGACCCGCACCCAACTCTCCGCTGTGCTGCTGGCGCTCATTTTCACGCTGATGCCGTCGTTTCTCTTCTCGGGATTCCTTTTTCCCATCTTCACCATGCCCTATGTGTTTGAACTCTACACTGCGCTGTTCCCGGCCCGGTACTTCGTGGTGCTCTCCCGGGGCGTGAGCCTCAAGGGCGCGGGCATCGGCGTGTTGTGGTTCAACACGGCACTGCTGGCGGCCTACACGCTGGCGGTCTTCGCCCTGGCGGCATGGCGCCTGAAAAAGAAGGTGGCCTGATGCGTTTTGCGAGCCTGCTGCTCAAGGAGTTGATCCAGTTCTTTCGCGACCGGGTGATCCTGCTGCTCATCCTCTGGCTCTACACGGCCGAGGTGATCATCTGCGCCTTCGCGCTCTCCTTTGACGTCAAAGACCTGCCTCTCGCGGTGCTCGACCTCGATCGCACGGTGGTGAGCCGTACGCTCATTCAGCAGTTCACCTCCACGGAGGCGTTTCGTCCCGTCGGGCGGCCGCGGAGCATGGCGACCGTCGGCGACTGGCTCGAATCGGGGCGCGCCCACATCGTGTTGATCGTCCCCAAGGGTTTCGGTGCCGACATCCGGCGCAATACGGCGAGCAACGTTCAGATTTTACTGGACGGCTCCAACTCCAACGTGGCGGCTACCGCCAGGGGCTATGCCGAGCGCATTATCCATGCCTTTCAGAATCGGGTAACCCAGGGGGCAGCGCCGCCCATGCAGGTGACCCCGGTTCTTCGCATCTGGTACAACCCGCGCCAGAGCTTCACGCCGTTCGTGGTGCTCTCCATGATCGCGCTGGCCGCGCTGATGGTGGGGGTGATCCACCCGGCCGCCTCGATCGTGCGGGAGAAGGAGGTGGGCACCATCGAACAGCTCCGGGTGACGCCAATCCGCACCAGTGAGCTGTTCGTCGCCAAGACCCTGCCTACCCTCCTTATGGGGCTGCTGTCGATCTTTCCCAGCTTGCTCATCGTCCGCGGGTTCGACGTGCCGCTCCGTGGCAGTCTGTTCCTGTTCATGGCCCTGAGCGCGCTGTTTCTCGTCAGCGCCATCGGGATCGGCGTGCTGGTAGCGACCATCTGCAAGACCCTGCAGCAGGCGTTGCTGCTCTCTTTTTTCGGACTGGTGCCGCTGATGTTTCTGTCGGGGACGCTGGTTCCGGTGGAAAGCATGCCCGAACCCTTGCAGGTGCTGTCGCTGGCCAGCCCCTTGCGTCACTACATGACCATCACCCTCGGTATCTTTCTCAAGGGCGCCGACATGACCGTGCTTTGGCCTGAAACCCTGGCGCTGGCGGTGATCGGTGCCTGCCTGTTCGGCGCCGCCGCCGTCATCTTCCGCGTGCAGTCCGGCGTCCCGCGGCGTTGAAGTGTTCAGGTCTGGAAACGGTTTTTCTCCTGGACGATCTGTGCCTGCCGCGCCGCAGCTCCGATGACGAAAGATCCTCCAAGGGAGAATCTCCCTGGACTTCGAATGTATTGGCTTGTTCCCCGTGCCTCGGGTCTCAACATGGGGCTACATTTTGCAAAAGAGGGTGGCTGCACGTCCGGTCAAATCCTTTGTAGGGCGTGCGTAACTGAACACTGGGCTGTGAGTCGTAGCGAAATGGTGGATCATCCCAAAGCCGGGTTCAGCCGGCGTAGGCTGTTGCAGGCTGGAGTCGCAGGGGCACTCGGACTGGGGCTTCAGCGGCTGCCAGGGGCTGAACCGAGCCAGGCGCAGGAAACGAAATCCTTCCGGCAAGTGCAACTGGTGGCCCGAGAAGGTGAAATCGAGCCGGCCCCCGGGCAGGTCTCGCGAACCTGGATTTACAACGACGCTTTTCCCGGGCCCGAGATCCGTCTCAAGGAGGGAGAGCGGCTTCGTGCCACGGTCGAGAACCTTCTGCCTTCCGGAACCACCATCCACTGGCACGGTATTCCGGTTCCGAACCCCATGGATGGCGTGCCGGGGTTAACACAAGAGCCTGTCGCACCGGGCGCGCGTTTCGAGTACGCCTTTCGGGCCGCACCGGCCGGCAGCTATCTCTATCACTCTCACGTCCACCTGCAATTGGATCGCGGACTGCACGGTCCCTTGGTGGTAGAGGAGACCACTCCACATGTCACTTACGATCGGGAGTCCAATCTGATCCTCGACGACTATCTGCCCGAGGCACCGCTCCCTTTAGAGCTCCTGGCGGAGCGTCAGCAGGGAAATGGTCGCGGGGGCATGATGGGACCCGGGATGATGGGGCGGGGCATGGGACCCGGGATGATGGGACCGGGAATGATGATGGGTGGGTTCCTGGTCCCTCCCTATGCCGGTTTGCTCATTAACGGCCGCCTGCCTTCCGCCCCCGCCGAGTTCGCTATTCGCCGCGGCGAACGACTGCGGTTGCGGCTGTTCAATCCCGCCTCTGCAACCACATTCAGGGTTGCCGTCGGAGGGCATCGGCTTACGGTCACGCACGCCGACGGCCGCCCCGTGGAGCCGGTGACTGTCGATGCATTGTTTATCAGCATGGGTGAGCGCTATGACGTGCTCATCGAGGGCGGGCGGCCGGGCCTTTGGCCGATTGTGGCGGCCACCGTTGAGGGGAACAGCCCCCCGGCAGTGGCGCTGCTGCGCTATGCGGGGGTGCGTGGTAACACGCCGGAGGGCTTCCCGCCCGTCGCGGGGCGCGTGCTGCGACTGGCCGACCTGCGCGCGCTGTCGCCCCTGCCGCCGGGCAGCCCGGACCGTGTTTTCGACCTGGTACTGTCGGGACGGTCGGCGAGCGAGTGGACCATCAACGGTGAAATCTGGCCCGACGCTGAACCGCTGCAGATAGGTGCCGGGGAGCGGATCAGATTCCGCCTTTTCAATCGCAGCTTCATGCTCCATCCGATGCACCTGCATGGTCACTTCTTCCAGGTCGGGGCGGCAGTGAAAGACACCGTTATCGTTCCCCCGCACATGGGTCGAATCGAATTCGACTTCATCGCCGATAATCCGGGCCGGTGGCTCTTCCACTGCCACAACCTCTATCACCTCGAAGCCGGAATGGCCCGGGAGGTTCGCTACATTTGAGCGTGAGCGGAAACAAACCGACGGGCAATATGCGCTGCAGGCGTACCGGATCTGGCCGCCGTGACTGTATTGCGCAGGAGGTTGTTGATGACGTGGTGCAGTATCAAGCGGTCACCCTAGATCGAGGTAGTGCGCCTCGTCTCAGAGCGCTTCGAGCGCCTGTGCCGGCGACTGGGGCTGAAGCATCGGCTGACCAAGCCGTACAGCCCCCGGACCAATGGCAAGGCCGAACGGTTTATTCAAACCGCTCTGCACGAGTGGGCCTGTGCGCGCTCGTACAAGAACTCAATGCAGAGAGCCGGGCAGCTTCCGGTTTGGCTACATAAATACAACTGGCACCGCCCCCATGCCAGTCTGGATTACAAGCCTCCGGTCAGCCGGTTGGGACTTTCCGTGAACAACCTAATGGGTTTACACAACCAGCGGTTGACGCCTCACTGGGCTCGATGCTGCAGCTCTCGGCAGACATCGGCGCCATGGCCGATCGCATCGGGGAAATGGCAGATCGAATTCTCGTAATGGCCGACAACATTGGAACAATGGCCGATCGGATCCTGCTGACCCAGGTCATCCAGAACGGCAATATCGAACTGGTCTTGAACGCAACCCTTGTTACTCAGCAGAATCTTCTGACTCTCGCCAACGACTACAATCTATAAGTAATCCACTGACGGTGGTGATAGCTGAAGAGGGAATATTCAGTTGTCATCGCCTCGTTCAAAACGAGAAAAGCTTCACGGAGACCACCTGAACAGTTTGTTGACCGAGAGGTGAAAACTACGACGCAGTTGTGGTGAGGTGTGCACCGGTACAGGAGTACACAGCAGTTCATGTGACTCGAGTTCGCCGGCGTTTACCAGGAATACTGTCCTCCTAATTTTCCGTTTCCAAAGATAATTCCACAAGCTAGGGCGAGCAGCGGAAGCAAGGCTTCGTGGCTGTACGTGGGCAAAAATGGATGTTCGCTTACGTCATTGGAGCGATCATCGGTACAGGCAGCTTCGACGGGCTGCTCAGGGTCGGCTTCCACCGGGAGGCCGCTCTGTGTGGACATTAGCTAAAGCATCGGTCTGGAACCTTCCCAGTGGATACACCGCTTTCCCAGGAAAAGGGGCGGGAGTCTCTGATGATCAACAACATGTGAGACCTGCCCCGATTTTCTACCATTAAGGCGTGGTTGCTGTCGTCGGAGCTTTTCGTCGACCCGTATTAAGAATGAAGGAGGCCCGAAACGTGGCTAGCGAAGCTCAATGCCCTGTTATGCAGACCCGCCGTAGCCTGACCAATCGCGACTGGTGGCCGAACCAGGTTGACTTGGACATCCTTCACCAGCACAGCCCGGCATCCAATCCGCTTGGGACCGATTTCGACTACGCCGAAGCGTTCCGCAAGCTCGACCTGAAGTCGGTAAAGGAAGACCTCTACAAGGTAATGAATGACTCCCAGCCTTGGTGGCCGGCCGACTACGGCCATTACGGGCCGTTCATCATCCGCATGGCTTGGCATAGTGCCGGTACCTACCGTATCGCCGACGGACGCGGTGGCGGTTCCTCGGGTGCGCAGCGGTTCGCGCCGCTCAACAGCTGGCCGGACAACGCCAACCTCGACAAGGCGCGCCGCCTGCTCTGGCCGGTCAAGCAGAAGTATGGCAAACAGATCTCCTGGGCCGATCTGATGATCCTTGCGGGCAATTGTGCCTTGGAGTCGATGGGCTTCAAGACTTTTGGGTTCGGCGGCGGCCGATACGACATCTGGGAACCGCAGAAGGACATCTATTGGGGCACCGAAGAGGAGTGGCTCGGCGATCGGCGCTACAGCGAGGGCCGTGCCCTGGAGACCCCCCTCGCTGCCGTGCAGATGGGCCTGATCTACGTCAATCCCGAGGGGCCCAATGGCATACCGGATCCGGCCGCGGCCGCGATCGATGTTCGTGAAACCTTCGCCCGTATGGCGATGACCGACTACGAGACCGTCGCCCTGATCGCCGGCGGCCACACCTTCGGCAAGTGCCACGGTGCCGGCGATCCGGCGCTGATTGGCTCGCCACCGGAAGGCGAGGACGTTGCCGCCCAGGGCTTCGGCTGGACCAGCCGTCACGGCAGCGGCGTGGGTGGACACGCCATCACCAGCGGCCTGGAAGGCCCGTGGACCCCCACGCCGATCAAATGGGACATGAGCTTCTTCGATATGCTCTTCGACTATGAGTACGAGCTGGTCAAGAGTCCTGCCGGCGCTTGGCAGTGGACCCCCAAAGAAGCACCCGAGAGCGGCCAGGCCCCGGCCGCCGATGATCCATCGAAGAAAGTCTCGACCATCATGTTGACGACCGACCTTGCGCTCAAGGTCGACCCGGCATACGAAAAGATCGCGCGCCGCTTCCATCAGAATCCGGACGAGTTTGCCGATGCGTTCGCCCGCGCCTGGTTCAAGCTGACCCATCGCGACATGGGTCCCAAGTCGCGCTATATCGGCCCGGAGGTACCCGACGAGGATCTGATCTGGCAGGACCCGATTCCTCCCGTCGATCACGAACTGGTCGACGTGTCCGACGTCGCCGAGCTCAAGAAGAGCGTTCTCGCCACCGGACTGCCGGTGGCGGATCTCGTCTACGTCGCCTGGTCATCGGCGGCGACCTATCGGAATAGCGACAAGCGCGGCGGCGCCAACGGGGCGCGCATCCGGCTCGCACCCCAGAAGGACTGGGAGGTGAATGAAGCGGAGAGGCTGGAAAAGGTGCTGAAGGCGCTCGAGCAGGTCCGGGCCGACTTCAACGACCAGCAGACCGGCGGCAAAAAGGTCTCGCTTGCCGACCTGATCGTGCTTGCCGGTTCCGCAGCCGTCGAGAAGGCGGCCGGGGACGCCGGCTTTGATGTGAGCGTGCCGTTTACCCCGGGCCGTATGGATGCCTCCCAGGAGCAGACGGATGTGGACTCGTTCATGCCGCTCGAGCCGCGCGCGGATGGCTTTCGTAACTATGTGCATGCGGACATGACCGTGCCGGTCGAACAGATTCTTGTGGACCGTGCCCAACTGCTGGCGCTTTCCGCCCCGGAAATGACGGTGCTGGTCGGCGGCCTGCGGGTACTGGATGCCAACTATGCCGGTGCCGCACATGGCGTGTTCACCGACCGCCCCGGACAGCTCTCCAACGATTTTTTCGTCAACCTGCTCGACATGTGTACGGCGTGGAAGGCTGCGCCGGACAACGAACATCTGTTCGAGGGCCACGATCGCGCGAGCGGCCAGACCAGGTGGACCGCCAGCCGGGTCGACCTTGTGTTCGGGGCGAACTCCCAGCTGCGCGCTCTTTGCGAGGTCTACGCACAGAACGATTCCAGGGAAAAGTTCGTCAACGACTTCGTCGCGGCCTGGACGAAGGTGATGAACCTGGATCGCTTCGATCTTGACCGAGCAGGATGAGGAAGGGGCCAAGAGCGGTCAGTTACCCCAAACCGGTTGGTGAACAACTCGCGAATCAGAGGTGGGCTTTGCAGGCGAGAAATTTTACTACGACCCCATGTATTCCGATTACATCTACATCGGTGGCCATGCAAAGCCCCTTCCGTTCAGTGCGTTTGCCTCGCAGTCGCTAGCTGCCTTGTGCCGTTCTCGCGCGCGGCTTGCGCATCGACCGCCTCGGCGGCCCGCGCGGCGCCCATCCGGGTGTGATATCGCCCGGGCCAAACGTCTTCAGCCTCGCGGTACGCTTCGAGTGCCTCGGCGGGACGGTCGAGTTCCATAAAAAGGTCGCCCAGTGCCTCATAAGGCGGCAGCAAGGCGCCGGGGCTCACCGGATGCTTTTCGACGGTCGTTTCCAGTTCGGCGGCCGAACGGGTAAGCGTCAAGGCCTCCTGACCGTCGCCCTGCGCGTGCGCTATCCGGCCGTCCAGCACCAGTCGGTCGATTTCTATATAGGTTGCAATGTCATCATCGCCAGCGGCCCTGGCATTTTCACGGAGGTCTCGAAGACGCGCCTCGGCCTCCCGCGCGAGCTCCAAATCTCCGGTGTGGACGGCACCGAGTCCCCGTGCGTACCAGGTCTGGCCTTCCGCCCAGGGCGATTCATCCCAGGGCAGATAGTCGAGCGAACGCGGCTTCAGGTTTACCGCTTTCTCCCAGTTACGCCGCTCCACGGCGAGCCGGGCCGGCATGGAGGCGGCGTGGAAGGCGGTGATGAAGTTCCGCTGGTAGGGCCCCTTGGCCAGTGCCTCTTCAACAACGGCCTCAGCCCGGTCCCAATTGCCGCGCTGCAGGTGCGCATAGACGAGGTAATCAGCAGCATGGATGTAATGGAGGGAGACGGCGCCGTTCACCGGCCGGTCGAGCGCCGCATCCGCCGATTCCCGGTTCCATTCGATCACCTTCGGCCACTCTCCAAGGCGGACATAGATATGCGAAGGCATGTGCATCGCATGGGGAACCTCCGGGGCGATTTTACGATAGGCTTCGACGATATCGAGCGCATTCTCCGCACGACCATCCGCGTCGGTGACATGGATGGTGTAGTGAATCGCGCCGGGATGTCTGGGGTGCTGTTCATGAATCTGCCGAAGGATGGTCTCCGCTTCGTCGAAAAGCGGATCACTGTCATCGACCCGCTGTGCGAGCGTAAGCCGGGAGAGGGCATACAGGGAGGCGATATCCGGATCATCAGGGTAGGCCTCGTATGGATCTTTCATTGCCTCGACCCAGCGGCGAAGCCGGGTGGGGAATTCCGCCGTACCCGGTTCACGGAAAAATGCGCCACTGGCTTCGATCAAGAGCGCTTCACGGCGCGAATCGGCCCTGGTCCGGGCCTGCTCGATCAGGCGCCAACCGCTTTGAACCTCTTCATCCGTCGGGCGGGTGGCCCAAAGCGGCTGAAACAGAGTGGTAGCTGCGCCCCAGTACGCCATCGCACAGGCCGGGTCTGCCTCGATGATTGCTTCGAACCGCTCCCGGGCCTCCTGGTACATCATGTGATGCATTAATCCCAAGGCATGGTTGAAATCAGGCTGGACGGACTCATCGCAGGCGGTTTCGAAATCCACTTCGCCGATGGCGGCCTGCTCGTTCGCGATTGCAGAAAGAGGCGATATGAGTCCCATTATCAAGATAATGGCCGCGATCTTCTTCACACCGAAGTTATCCCGAAGCATCTTTTAACCTCTCCTTTCCTTG is drawn from Thiohalomonas denitrificans and contains these coding sequences:
- a CDS encoding multicopper oxidase family protein, which codes for MSRSEMVDHPKAGFSRRRLLQAGVAGALGLGLQRLPGAEPSQAQETKSFRQVQLVAREGEIEPAPGQVSRTWIYNDAFPGPEIRLKEGERLRATVENLLPSGTTIHWHGIPVPNPMDGVPGLTQEPVAPGARFEYAFRAAPAGSYLYHSHVHLQLDRGLHGPLVVEETTPHVTYDRESNLILDDYLPEAPLPLELLAERQQGNGRGGMMGPGMMGRGMGPGMMGPGMMMGGFLVPPYAGLLINGRLPSAPAEFAIRRGERLRLRLFNPASATTFRVAVGGHRLTVTHADGRPVEPVTVDALFISMGERYDVLIEGGRPGLWPIVAATVEGNSPPAVALLRYAGVRGNTPEGFPPVAGRVLRLADLRALSPLPPGSPDRVFDLVLSGRSASEWTINGEIWPDAEPLQIGAGERIRFRLFNRSFMLHPMHLHGHFFQVGAAVKDTVIVPPHMGRIEFDFIADNPGRWLFHCHNLYHLEAGMAREVRYI
- the katG gene encoding catalase/peroxidase HPI; amino-acid sequence: MKEARNVASEAQCPVMQTRRSLTNRDWWPNQVDLDILHQHSPASNPLGTDFDYAEAFRKLDLKSVKEDLYKVMNDSQPWWPADYGHYGPFIIRMAWHSAGTYRIADGRGGGSSGAQRFAPLNSWPDNANLDKARRLLWPVKQKYGKQISWADLMILAGNCALESMGFKTFGFGGGRYDIWEPQKDIYWGTEEEWLGDRRYSEGRALETPLAAVQMGLIYVNPEGPNGIPDPAAAAIDVRETFARMAMTDYETVALIAGGHTFGKCHGAGDPALIGSPPEGEDVAAQGFGWTSRHGSGVGGHAITSGLEGPWTPTPIKWDMSFFDMLFDYEYELVKSPAGAWQWTPKEAPESGQAPAADDPSKKVSTIMLTTDLALKVDPAYEKIARRFHQNPDEFADAFARAWFKLTHRDMGPKSRYIGPEVPDEDLIWQDPIPPVDHELVDVSDVAELKKSVLATGLPVADLVYVAWSSAATYRNSDKRGGANGARIRLAPQKDWEVNEAERLEKVLKALEQVRADFNDQQTGGKKVSLADLIVLAGSAAVEKAAGDAGFDVSVPFTPGRMDASQEQTDVDSFMPLEPRADGFRNYVHADMTVPVEQILVDRAQLLALSAPEMTVLVGGLRVLDANYAGAAHGVFTDRPGQLSNDFFVNLLDMCTAWKAAPDNEHLFEGHDRASGQTRWTASRVDLVFGANSQLRALCEVYAQNDSREKFVNDFVAAWTKVMNLDRFDLDRAG
- a CDS encoding tetratricopeptide repeat protein; amino-acid sequence: MLRDNFGVKKIAAIILIMGLISPLSAIANEQAAIGEVDFETACDESVQPDFNHALGLMHHMMYQEARERFEAIIEADPACAMAYWGAATTLFQPLWATRPTDEEVQSGWRLIEQARTRADSRREALLIEASGAFFREPGTAEFPTRLRRWVEAMKDPYEAYPDDPDIASLYALSRLTLAQRVDDSDPLFDEAETILRQIHEQHPRHPGAIHYTIHVTDADGRAENALDIVEAYRKIAPEVPHAMHMPSHIYVRLGEWPKVIEWNRESADAALDRPVNGAVSLHYIHAADYLVYAHLQRGNWDRAEAVVEEALAKGPYQRNFITAFHAASMPARLAVERRNWEKAVNLKPRSLDYLPWDESPWAEGQTWYARGLGAVHTGDLELAREAEARLRDLRENARAAGDDDIATYIEIDRLVLDGRIAHAQGDGQEALTLTRSAAELETTVEKHPVSPGALLPPYEALGDLFMELDRPAEALEAYREAEDVWPGRYHTRMGAARAAEAVDAQAARENGTRQLATARQTH